CTGAGGACCGAAAGGCTGCTGCTGCGCCCGCCGGTTGCCGCCGACGCCCCGGCGATGGCACGGCTCGCCGGCGACGAGCGGGTGGCGCGCTGGACGGCGGCGATCCCGCATCCCTACCCGGACGGTGCAGCCGAAGAGTTCATCGCTGAAGCAGGCCGCAGGCGCGCGGCCGGCGAGGCGCTCGTCTTCGCGATCTGCCTCAAGGACGCGCCGGACGCCCTGATCGGCATGGTGGAGCTGCGCCAGACCGACAGCGGCGCCGTTGAACTGGGCTACTGGCTTGGTCAGCCATGGTGGGGGCAGGGCCTGATGAGCGAGGCGGTCGCCGCGGCCGCCGCCGCCGGTCGTCTCTGGCGGCCGGGCGCGTTGATCGGCGCCCACACCTTCCCCGACAATGTCGCCTCGCAGCGGGTGCTGGAGAAGGCCGGTTTCATCCGGCGCGGCACGGGGACCTGCCGCGCGCCGGCGCGCGCCTGCGGCGACGTCGAGAACGCGCCGGTGTTCGTCTACGAGCCGGGGGCGGGCGAATGAAGTTCCTCGACCAGGCCAAGGTCTATGTGCGCTCCGGCGACGGCGGTGCGGGAGCGGTGTCGTTCCGGCGGGAGAAGTTCATCGAGTTCGGCGGTCCGGACGGCGGCGACGGCGGGCGCGGCGGAGACGTCTGGGCGGAATGCGTCGACGGGCTCAACACGCTGATCGACTACCGCTACCAGCAGCACTTCAAGGCGAAGACCGGCGGCCACGGCATGGGCCGCAACCGGTCCGGCGCCAAGGGCGCCGATGTGGTGCTGAAGGTCCCGGTCGGCACCGAGATCCTGGAGGACGATCAGGAGACGGTGATCGCCGATCTCACGCAGGTCGGACAGCGGGTGCTGCTGGCGCGCGGCGGCAATGGCGGATTCGGCAATGCCCACTTCAAGTCGTCGGTCAACCAGGCGCCGCGGCGCGCCAATCCCGGACTGCCCGGCGAGGAGCGCTGGATCTGGCTGCGCCTCAAGCTGATCGCCGATGCCGGGCTCGTCGGTCTGCCGAACGCGGGCAAGTCGACCTTCCTGGCGGCGGTCTCGGCCGCCAGGCCGAAGATCGCCGACTATCCGTTCACGACGCTGCATCCCAATCTCGGAGTCGTGCGGCTGGACACCCGGGAGTTCGTGCTAGCCGACATTCCCGGTCTGATCGAGGGGGCGCACGAGGGGATCGGCATCGGCGACCGGTTCCTCGGCCATATCGAGCGCTGCCGGGTGCTCTTGCATCTGGTCGACGCCACCGAGGAGAAGGTCGCCAGAGCCTACCGGATCGTGCGTAGCGAACTTGAGGCATATGGAGCGGGTCTCGACGAGAAGCGGGAAGTCGTCGCGCTGTCGAAATGCGATGCGGTGGAGCCGAAGGATCTCGAGAAGAAGCGCCGGGCGCTGGCCAGGGCCTGCGGCGGCGACGTGCTGATGGTCTCGGCAGCGACCGGGGCCGGGGTGCGCGAGGCGGTCGCCAGGCTGATGGCGGAAATCGACGCGGCCAGGGCCGAGGATGCCGCACGCCAGGAGGCCGAGGTCGTGAGGGAGCGCGGCTGGAGACCGTGATGTCGGGAAAGCGTCTGACCGGCCACCGCCGGATCGTGGTCAAGGTGGGATCCTCCCTGCTGGTCGATCCGAATGCGGGCCTGAAGCGGGACTGGCTTGCGACGCTGGCCGCCGACATTGCCGGGCTGGCGGCCGGCGGGGCGGAACCGATCATCGTCTCGTCGGGGGCGATCGCGCTCGGCCGCTCGGTGCTGGCGATGCCGCGCGGGCCGCTGCGGCTCGAGGAGAGCCAGGCAGCGGCCGCCGTCGGCCAGATCGCGCTGGCGGGGGCCTGGGCGGAGGCGCTCGGCCGTCACGGCCTGGTGGCCGGACAGATCCTGCTGACGCTCGGCGATACCG
This genomic window from Tepidamorphus gemmatus contains:
- a CDS encoding GNAT family N-acetyltransferase; the encoded protein is MSSRPTSTRIDETLRTERLLLRPPVAADAPAMARLAGDERVARWTAAIPHPYPDGAAEEFIAEAGRRRAAGEALVFAICLKDAPDALIGMVELRQTDSGAVELGYWLGQPWWGQGLMSEAVAAAAAAGRLWRPGALIGAHTFPDNVASQRVLEKAGFIRRGTGTCRAPARACGDVENAPVFVYEPGAGE
- the obgE gene encoding GTPase ObgE, giving the protein MKFLDQAKVYVRSGDGGAGAVSFRREKFIEFGGPDGGDGGRGGDVWAECVDGLNTLIDYRYQQHFKAKTGGHGMGRNRSGAKGADVVLKVPVGTEILEDDQETVIADLTQVGQRVLLARGGNGGFGNAHFKSSVNQAPRRANPGLPGEERWIWLRLKLIADAGLVGLPNAGKSTFLAAVSAARPKIADYPFTTLHPNLGVVRLDTREFVLADIPGLIEGAHEGIGIGDRFLGHIERCRVLLHLVDATEEKVARAYRIVRSELEAYGAGLDEKREVVALSKCDAVEPKDLEKKRRALARACGGDVLMVSAATGAGVREAVARLMAEIDAARAEDAARQEAEVVRERGWRP